From the Nodularia sphaerocarpa UHCC 0038 genome, the window GATCAAACTGCTGACATCGCTCAAGAGTATCTGGAAAGAGAAAACAAGGATAAACAGGTACTCGCTTTACTGCTAGAGAAGTTCCTGGGAAAGAAAGACCAGATTCTAGTCCAAAAAACCGAGATGGGTGGTACTGAGGCTTTTGTTGGTTCTGTTACCTTGGAATGGTTGGCTGGTCGTGTTCATTTCGCCTCTGGTTTACCCTTGCTTGAGAAAAAGTACAATTCAGACACTGGTAACATTGAAATTGACGCAGATAGCATTGATGAAATTCAGCAACGTCCCATTGACTGGACACGTCAAGCGCCCCTAGTGCAGTATTTAGCAGCGCGGAAAAGTCACAAATTCCCACCTGTGCTGGTAGTAATTAATCAACCCTGGGTAGATAACCCCAAAGCTGCTGAGTGGGATAGTCAGGGAATAGCCTTAAAATCTACTACTGATTTCACCCCTTTAGATAAAGATGGTAAAGTTGGTCTGCTGAATATTTCTGAAGATAATGTGACAATTTATGCTTTAGATGGTCAGCACCGACTCATGAGTGTACAAGGGTTGATGGAGTTAATCAAAACTCGCAAATTGCAGCGCTATAAAAAAGATAAAACTGCTGATGATAACTTTATTACCTTAGATGATTTGAGAGATAAGTACCAAGTAGACCTTGATTACTTGCAAAGCTTACCCAAAGAAAAAATAGGAATTGAATTTATCTGTGCGGTTGCTGCTGGGGAAACTCGCACCGAAGCCAGAAGAAGGGTGAGGTCTATCTTTGTTCATGTTAACTTAATGGCTGCACCCTTAACTAAAGGTCAGTTAGCACAGCTAAATGAGGATGATGGCTTTTCCATTGTGGCGAGAAAAATTGCAGTTACTCATCCGCTTTTAGCACAACAACAAGACCGCAATCCTCGTGTTAATTGGAATAGTGGAACAGTGGCATCTAATTCTACTGTTTTAACCACCCTGCAAGCTCTCCATGATATGTGTGAGCGATATTTGGGGCAAAAGTTCCCTCACTGGAAACCTCTGGAAAAAGGTTTAATTCCCATGCGTCCAGAGGATGAAGAACTTGAGGAGGGAATTGCGGAATTTAACAATTTATTTGATAATTTAGCCAGCCTTCCCAGTTATAAGCTGCTGGATGAAGAAGACACTCCAACTTTGCGACGCTTTAGTTTTGAAAAAGATGGGGGGGAAGGAAATCTGCTTTTTCGTCCTGTTGCTCAAGTGGCTTTAGCGCAAGCTTTGGGAATCTTGGTTTTTCAAAAAGGTTTTACACTAGCAAATGTCTTTAAGAAGTTGCGAAAATTCGACCAGCAAGGCGGTTTGAGTGGTATGGAGTATCCCCAGTCTTTATGGTATGGCGTTTTGTATGACCCCAATAAAAAGCGAGTCCAGGTTTCTGGACGCGAATTAGCAGCCAAGTTACTAATTTATATTCTGGGTGGAGTTCAGGATCAAATGGAACGTGCTGAACTGCGGAAGGCTTTAGCTGATGCGAGAACTATAGAAGATCAAACTATCGGTTTTGATGGTAAGTTTGTCGAACCCAAGCAAGTAGGACTTCCACCAATTTTGTAATTTACACAGTTTACTAGGCTGTTTTATGTGGTTATTACGGGGTTTTCAGTATAATAAAATTATATAGCGTAATCTACCACTCTACAGGTATTAGTATGACTGAAACAAGCCAGGATAGTAACAATCATGTTTCCCCAGAAGTTCAAGCTCAATTTAGGAGTTTTATTGAGCCATTCTTTTCACAATATCACCGTGATCGGTGCTATCTTGGGCTGATTTTTAAACAGGGGAAGCGGGATATGTTGCAAATCAATGTCCCTGCGAGTGATTTTTCAGGCCTTCTCCAAGCTAAACCGTCTACTGGTAATGACCCTGACTCTGGAAAAAACCGCCCAGAAGTAAAAGGTCACGCTGATGAAATTAAAAAATATATTGTTGAGCGTTCTCGAAAAGAAAAAAAATGGATTGTCGGAACGCTGACTGCTAATGTCAACCCAGAAGACATAACAATTATTGAATTAAGTAGGGGAATGTGTGTGGTTGTCATTCCTCGTAAAGTCAAGTTAGACATAACTGATGGACAACATCGTAAACGTGCAATTCACGAATTGATAGAAAGTCCTGATAGCGACTTAATCAGTGATGATGATTTTGCAATTACTTTGGTTTTAGAAGGTGACTTTCAGCAATGTCAGGCTGATTTCCGCGATATGGCTCAAACAAGACAACTAGATAAATCATTGTTATTATCATTTGGTGAATTCTCTGGTCGAGTGGGAATTACTAAAGAATTAATCAAAAGAGTACCAATGTTTCAGGGGAAAACAGAGAAAATTAAATCAAGTCCTGCAACTAAACAGAGGCTGATTTATACAACTAATTTTATCGCTAGGTTTGTAAGTTGTGTTTTTACTAATGACCCCAGTAATCAGCTTAGAGATTTTGATGTTTATGAAGCATCAGATGCTTTGGTTATTTGTCTAAATCAATTTTTCTCGGAATGCAGTAATACTGAATATATTTCTGATACAAGTGTTGAAGAACTAACAGAAGATGAAGTAGCTGCATTTAAAGAAGACTGTATTTTAGGTGTAAGTATTGGAGTAGAAATTTTAGGGCGTTTACTATACTGTACATACGCTCCAGAAAGCCATTATTTTAATGAAGAGAAAATATCACAGCTAGCAGAGATAGATTGGTCAAGAGAAAACCCACTTTGGCAGGATAATGTAGTTAGAATAGATCCTAACCCTAAAAATCCAGATAAGCCTTATAAACTATCTACGACTGCAACTGCTGTAACGGATGCAGTCAAAAAGGTAAAAATCGAATTGGGATGGATATTGATTAATTCTATTTGAGGATCATCTACAATCAAGAAAGGAATTTTGTTAAATCAAATTCCTCTTCTTGTTCTTCATGGCTGGTTCTTTCATAACTTAAAAATAATAAAATTCGCTCTGAATAATCGACCGCTCCATGTAACTCCTTTTGTAAAATTTCCAGTCCGCCATTAGCATATTCTTCAAAGGTCTGATTACGTTCTCTTTCATATTCTTCTTCATGGGGAGATAAGATTTTAATATCTTGAGTTTCAACAACTCCCAATAATTTAATTACTACGTCATTTCCCACAGACGCGAAATATTCTAACCTGATAGGCGAAGGTTCTCGTTTAGAAATTTCCCCTAAAGTGACTCGCTTTTTATGCTTTGCACCCAACGCCGCAGCAAAAACAATTACATCAGCAAAAGTTTGGAAAGGTCCCGTTCCCCCATCTGAAGATGTTAAATCTTTAACTAATTGAGCTTTATCTTTAGCAACCCTGATTCTACCAGTTTCCGCCATAATAATGATATCTACATCGTTACTATTTTAACCGAATATTAGAAGCGATCGCCTATTCCCCTTTCCTCCCATCTCAACTCTACCTCTTCCCTCCGCGCCTGGTGCGCCTCTGCGTGAGAAATTCACCCCTGTGTCCTCACAGTCAAAACCTGCGGGTGTGGGATAAGGTGAGTGTTATTAGGGTATATCGGTTCATGATTGTTTCACGCAGAGGCGCAGAGGCGCAGAGAGGAGAGGAAGGAGAATTAATTACGAATTATTTCTATGATTTCGGTATATTCAAATTCGTTGGGACTTTGCCTAACTAAAGGATATCTTTCTCCTCCTAACTCAATATAATTTTGTTCACAATCTGGTTTAGAAGAATAATAGGTAAGTACATATTCTCTACCAATTCTTTCTGCCATTTCTGCTTCAACTTCACCCCGCCATTGAGTCTTACTTGCTAATACAATTAACTGATTAGCTAATTTGGGAATTGTCCCCGCTATATGTCGCCGTGACATTTCATCTAAACTGCCAAAGGGGGAATCCATAACAATAGGAAAAGTGCTACTATCAGGAAGCATCATCATTTTGCGCTTTTGACTCCACTCCCGCACTTTATCTATGATGCTAGCAATAAAGGATAAACTGAGAATTTGATTTTCCCCGGTGGAAGCTGCAACTGGTGCTTCTATTCCCGCCGTATGTTCGACTAAAGTTAATTCATATTTTTCACTAATTTTGGGAATATATGGTTTGACTGAAAGCTGATTAAATATCTCTTGGACTCGTTTTTCTAGTTGCAGACGAAATTGTTTTTCTTGCCGATTTTTCACTTGTGTTAAGCGTTCAATAGCATCTTGAGTAGCATTAATGCGTCGTTGCGCTAACATTTGCCTTTCTTCATTCATTTTATGCTTGGATATTTGTTTACCCAAAGCATCAATTTCTGTTTGTAATTGGATAATTTTCTGCTGATTTGCACCTTGTTCTCTATTTAATTCATCAATTTTACTGGAAATCTCATCTAAGCGTTTTTGTAAACTGCTAATTTCTTCATTCGCATCTTTTCGCAGTTTGTCTTGAAGGTTATCTAATTCACCCTCTACTTGGGATATGGTTTCTTTTAACTGTTTAATTCTGGCTTGTTCTCTGTCAACTTCTTGCCAAAAATCCGCAGCTTGTTTATCAATTTCATCTACTTGAACACCCATGCGAATAGCCGTTTCTTCCACTGCGGAAGAACCAGCTTTATCTAGCAAAGTTTTCACATTTTCATGATTATCAGTACCTGCGCTTAAGTCTGCACCACAAATACAGCGCTGGGATTTCAGTAATTCATTGACAAATTCTCGCGAAATTCCAGAGGTTAACTCACCGCGCTGCTTTAAATCATCAATAATTTCCCGAAATTGCGATGTAGTCGCGGAAAGTAACACGGTGTAACCCCGTGAGGAAATAATTTTTTTCAGTGTTTCTTTATTTTTCTTAAATGCTTCCTGGTTTTGGACTTTCTGCAATTCTAATTTTTGCCATCTGTCTTGTAATTCTTTAGCCGCAACCAGTTCTAACAAGCGGTTACTTGTCTCTTTTTTAAATGTTTGTTGATATTCTAACTCTTGTTTAATTTCTGTCTGTCGGTTGGTGAGGCGTTCGCTTTCTTGTTCTATCTGTTCTTGCTGTTTTAGCAGTTTCTTAGTTTCGGCATCACCAATAGATTTTAAGTCATTTTCTAAACTTTTTTTCGCTTCTCCTAAATGTCTGATTGAACGGTTAATCACTTCCACACCTAAGAAAATCTTAGTAGCTTCCGCAATTTCCGCTTTTTTGTCAGAACGCACGATTTCTTCTATGCGTTCACCGTCAAAGAAAAAATATTGATGTAAACTTGCAGGCAAAATCTGATTAATGATATCGTCTGGTTGTTGTGGTGGTAAATACCATTTCCCATCTTCTTCACCTACCCACATCCGTAACTCAGTTTTACCAGCTTCAAAGTCACTTTCATTTTTATAAACCCGACAGGAACGTTTAACTTTGTAGCGTTTACCTTCGTGTTCCCAGCCTATTTCTACCCAACATTCCACAGGTTGACTTTTTTGGGCTTCAGCAATTGAACGTTTATTAACTAACTGTTCTGTGGAGGCGAAAGCTGCACTAAATTTTTCATATAATACCCAAGTAAAGGCATTGAGTAAACTGGTTTTTCCAGAACCATTATTGCCATGAATAATTGTGGTGTTCAGGGTATCTCCCACGGCGAGGAGTATTTCTGGGGTTGTGCCATAAAAGGAGCGAAAGTTGCACAGCTTAATTGAAGTCAGCTTCATCGCACTTCTTCCTTGACAATATCTAATATCTCTTCGTTAATATGGCTATTAATTTTTTTATCTAGTCTGCCTTTTTCCAACTTCCAGACTCTCTCAATAATCTGCCGCACTTCTGGCGGTGCGCTGGTAATTGGTTCCTGCACATCCTCGATATTTGTCTCTGGGGGCATTTGCTGGCTTTTCAAGAGGTTTTCTTTATATTTTAGCTGCTACAATTACTGCTTTGACTCTTCTGTTTATCTTTGGCTCAGGTATTGCCAGAATTTTTGGAATTTATTGGGCAAAAAAAAAGAAAGCTTGATTTTGAGACTTGGTTGTGGTAACTTAAGGATAGATTTACATTATAATCGGATATAAACTAAATTTTTTCAGCAAGTTACACCCAATTATAATAACGTTAATATTATTCTCTCACACTATTTGCCATTTATTACAAATTTAAAAAATTTTTTTCCAGATTCTTTTTTTTGTTTATCTGGGTTTGAAGAGGAACGAACCACGAAGTACACGAAGTACACGAAGTACACGAAGAAAAGAAAAGACAAGAAAAGACAAGAAAAGAGAAGAAGGAAGCGTTAAATTAGGTGTTGCTAGAATCAAATATCTAATAACCCGTAACGCTTTTGTAAATCTAGTAACTTCATTCTGGCTTCGCCGGCGTTATCGGCTAAGTCGGCAAATTCTACGAAGCGGCGTAGTTCTTTTTTTAATAGATTGCGTTCTATTTCTATGGTTTCTCTATCTAAATCGGGTGGTAAAACTATCATATCAAATATGGTGGCGCGTTCTTTACCTATGTGAGGACGTAATACTCTCCCCCGGCGCTGAATGAATTGGCGCGGGTTTCCGGAACTTGATAAAATTACGGCTGTTTGAATGGCTGGTATATCAACTCCTTCGTCTAAGCAGCGAATTGCGACTAAACCCTGTAATTCTCCACTCTCAAATTGACAGCGTAAGGTTTCCCGTTCTTTGAGGGAAGTCTGTGCTGTGTATGTGCTGACTCTATATCCTAAATCTACACCGAGAATTTTGGCAACGGCTTTGAGTTGACGCAAGGATGAACGCTGTCCGGTTTCTGGGGAACCATCGCTACAATAAAACAGTGTGTGGGTACTTTCTCGCCGAGTCGTCATTAATTCTTGTAAAGCGGTTAATTTATTTTCAGCTGTGCCAATTAATCTGGCGCGTTGCATTAATAAGGGCTTTAAGTCTTCGTTGTCTTCAAGGTTTCCCTCTTGCCTATTTTCCCGTTCTCTATATAATAGCGATCGCCCGATCTTTTTTGTTAACTTTAAATAAGCTATACTTTCCGCCTCGGTCAGTTCTACAAGTACGGGATAATACAAATAATGTACTAAAGCTCCTTGAGCGATCGCATCTCTCAAGGTAAACTCTGGTTGGAGAACTGAACCAAAATAATCAAATAACGATTGAGTTCCATAGTCATCAAAATACCTTTCTGGTGTCGCCGATAAAGCCAGTCGCAACCCTACCCGACGGGGTAAACTTTCCTCTAACTTCGGTGCGCCTAAATTATGCGCCTCATCACCAATAATTAAACTTTTGGGGGGAAAATACTTAATTTCCGACTGAAATCCATCACTAATTAATGTGGAGTTGGTAGTAATTACCGTGACAAAGTTTTGAGAACCGGAACGCAGATGATAAAGTTGCGTAGACAGTTGACTTTGCCAAGTGCGTAAATTCTCAAAAGCTAAGATGGGCTGTAAGTTGAATTTTTGACATTCTCGCGCCCATTGGGTGACAAGATGACGATAAGGACACACCACTAATAACACTTGTAAGTTAATCTGCTGGTATAATTCACAAGCGATCGCTAAGGCTGTAATAGTTTTACCACTACCAGTAGCCATTTTCAGAGTTCCTCTGCCATTGTTAGCAAACCAGCTAGTAATAGCCTGTTGCTGATATTGCCGTAATTGCAGAGATACAGGCAAAATTGGGCATCCTGGTAATGGTTGACGAGTTTGATAACTCCCCTGACGTTCCCGAACAAATGGAAATTTCAGCTTAAAAGTAGGTAGATGCTGATAATTAGTCATTAGTCAATCAATTTTAGATTTTAGATTTTAGATTTTAGATTTTAGATTTTGGATTAGACTGCAATCTAAAATACTCGCTGCGCTGCGTACGCTTCGCTAACGCTTTCTCCAAAATCCAAAATTCTTTACGGACCACCCCATTTAATAACCGCGCCAAACTCCAACCAGAGAACCCTGGACTTGCACTTGCGTAGCGA encodes:
- a CDS encoding DNA phosphorothioation-associated protein 4, which gives rise to MAETGRIRVAKDKAQLVKDLTSSDGGTGPFQTFADVIVFAAALGAKHKKRVTLGEISKREPSPIRLEYFASVGNDVVIKLLGVVETQDIKILSPHEEEYERERNQTFEEYANGGLEILQKELHGAVDYSERILLFLSYERTSHEEQEEEFDLTKFLS
- a CDS encoding AAA family ATPase; protein product: MKLTSIKLCNFRSFYGTTPEILLAVGDTLNTTIIHGNNGSGKTSLLNAFTWVLYEKFSAAFASTEQLVNKRSIAEAQKSQPVECWVEIGWEHEGKRYKVKRSCRVYKNESDFEAGKTELRMWVGEEDGKWYLPPQQPDDIINQILPASLHQYFFFDGERIEEIVRSDKKAEIAEATKIFLGVEVINRSIRHLGEAKKSLENDLKSIGDAETKKLLKQQEQIEQESERLTNRQTEIKQELEYQQTFKKETSNRLLELVAAKELQDRWQKLELQKVQNQEAFKKNKETLKKIISSRGYTVLLSATTSQFREIIDDLKQRGELTSGISREFVNELLKSQRCICGADLSAGTDNHENVKTLLDKAGSSAVEETAIRMGVQVDEIDKQAADFWQEVDREQARIKQLKETISQVEGELDNLQDKLRKDANEEISSLQKRLDEISSKIDELNREQGANQQKIIQLQTEIDALGKQISKHKMNEERQMLAQRRINATQDAIERLTQVKNRQEKQFRLQLEKRVQEIFNQLSVKPYIPKISEKYELTLVEHTAGIEAPVAASTGENQILSLSFIASIIDKVREWSQKRKMMMLPDSSTFPIVMDSPFGSLDEMSRRHIAGTIPKLANQLIVLASKTQWRGEVEAEMAERIGREYVLTYYSSKPDCEQNYIELGGERYPLVRQSPNEFEYTEIIEIIRN
- a CDS encoding DNA phosphorothioation system restriction enzyme, producing MTNYQHLPTFKLKFPFVRERQGSYQTRQPLPGCPILPVSLQLRQYQQQAITSWFANNGRGTLKMATGSGKTITALAIACELYQQINLQVLLVVCPYRHLVTQWARECQKFNLQPILAFENLRTWQSQLSTQLYHLRSGSQNFVTVITTNSTLISDGFQSEIKYFPPKSLIIGDEAHNLGAPKLEESLPRRVGLRLALSATPERYFDDYGTQSLFDYFGSVLQPEFTLRDAIAQGALVHYLYYPVLVELTEAESIAYLKLTKKIGRSLLYRERENRQEGNLEDNEDLKPLLMQRARLIGTAENKLTALQELMTTRRESTHTLFYCSDGSPETGQRSSLRQLKAVAKILGVDLGYRVSTYTAQTSLKERETLRCQFESGELQGLVAIRCLDEGVDIPAIQTAVILSSSGNPRQFIQRRGRVLRPHIGKERATIFDMIVLPPDLDRETIEIERNLLKKELRRFVEFADLADNAGEARMKLLDLQKRYGLLDI
- a CDS encoding DGQHR domain-containing protein, which translates into the protein MKKNVSDQTADIAQEYLERENKDKQVLALLLEKFLGKKDQILVQKTEMGGTEAFVGSVTLEWLAGRVHFASGLPLLEKKYNSDTGNIEIDADSIDEIQQRPIDWTRQAPLVQYLAARKSHKFPPVLVVINQPWVDNPKAAEWDSQGIALKSTTDFTPLDKDGKVGLLNISEDNVTIYALDGQHRLMSVQGLMELIKTRKLQRYKKDKTADDNFITLDDLRDKYQVDLDYLQSLPKEKIGIEFICAVAAGETRTEARRRVRSIFVHVNLMAAPLTKGQLAQLNEDDGFSIVARKIAVTHPLLAQQQDRNPRVNWNSGTVASNSTVLTTLQALHDMCERYLGQKFPHWKPLEKGLIPMRPEDEELEEGIAEFNNLFDNLASLPSYKLLDEEDTPTLRRFSFEKDGGEGNLLFRPVAQVALAQALGILVFQKGFTLANVFKKLRKFDQQGGLSGMEYPQSLWYGVLYDPNKKRVQVSGRELAAKLLIYILGGVQDQMERAELRKALADARTIEDQTIGFDGKFVEPKQVGLPPIL
- a CDS encoding DNA sulfur modification protein DndB, with the protein product MTETSQDSNNHVSPEVQAQFRSFIEPFFSQYHRDRCYLGLIFKQGKRDMLQINVPASDFSGLLQAKPSTGNDPDSGKNRPEVKGHADEIKKYIVERSRKEKKWIVGTLTANVNPEDITIIELSRGMCVVVIPRKVKLDITDGQHRKRAIHELIESPDSDLISDDDFAITLVLEGDFQQCQADFRDMAQTRQLDKSLLLSFGEFSGRVGITKELIKRVPMFQGKTEKIKSSPATKQRLIYTTNFIARFVSCVFTNDPSNQLRDFDVYEASDALVICLNQFFSECSNTEYISDTSVEELTEDEVAAFKEDCILGVSIGVEILGRLLYCTYAPESHYFNEEKISQLAEIDWSRENPLWQDNVVRIDPNPKNPDKPYKLSTTATAVTDAVKKVKIELGWILINSI